The proteins below are encoded in one region of Candidatus Dadabacteria bacterium:
- the argJ gene encoding bifunctional glutamate N-acetyltransferase/amino-acid acetyltransferase ArgJ produces MKNVPGFLLSGVSAGLKKDKKRDLALIFSTVPARASAIFTKNLIKGAPVLVGQERIAGGLCQALIINSVNANAFTGQRGYEDSLEIANTLSGRLGIDESLVIPSSTGVTGERLRVGKIKKSIPKLIKGLGEDNVREAAEAIMTTDSFPKYASRQLAVGEKTATVSAIGKGAGMICPDMATMLCFIMTDLNIQRKALSKALVAAASGSFNAITVDGDTSPNDSVFILANGVLGNKQITEKSGDYGRFVDVLSSLCGEIAEMMVSDGEGATKVVRINVTEARDKKDAEKIARTIATSQLVKTAFYGEDANWGRIVAAAGRAGVKFDPEKIKLYFGGIEVFSKGVRSKPESRFASVFKKPSFTVTLSLGEGKAAYSILTSDLSHKYVSINSDYRT; encoded by the coding sequence ATGAAAAACGTACCGGGATTTCTGCTAAGCGGTGTATCCGCTGGGCTTAAGAAAGACAAAAAGAGGGATCTGGCGCTTATATTCTCAACGGTTCCGGCCCGCGCGTCCGCCATATTCACGAAAAACCTGATAAAAGGTGCTCCTGTGCTTGTTGGGCAGGAGAGAATCGCAGGCGGGCTCTGCCAGGCGCTAATAATAAACAGCGTAAATGCTAACGCCTTCACGGGCCAAAGGGGCTACGAAGACTCACTTGAAATTGCAAACACGCTCTCCGGGCGGCTTGGAATAGATGAATCGCTCGTGATTCCTTCGTCAACCGGGGTTACGGGGGAGCGGCTTCGCGTCGGGAAGATCAAAAAGTCCATTCCCAAGCTCATAAAGGGTCTTGGAGAAGACAATGTCCGCGAGGCGGCCGAAGCCATCATGACGACCGACTCCTTTCCCAAGTACGCATCAAGACAGCTTGCCGTGGGAGAGAAGACCGCCACCGTCTCGGCTATTGGCAAGGGGGCGGGGATGATATGTCCTGACATGGCGACCATGCTCTGTTTTATAATGACCGACCTTAATATTCAGCGGAAAGCTCTTTCAAAAGCTCTTGTGGCAGCGGCAAGCGGTTCTTTTAACGCCATAACGGTTGACGGGGACACTTCCCCCAACGACTCCGTTTTTATCCTCGCAAACGGGGTTCTGGGAAACAAGCAGATCACGGAGAAAAGCGGGGATTACGGCAGGTTCGTAGACGTGCTTTCGTCTTTATGCGGAGAGATCGCCGAGATGATGGTAAGCGACGGCGAAGGGGCCACGAAGGTCGTCAGGATCAATGTTACGGAAGCTAGGGACAAGAAGGACGCTGAGAAGATCGCGAGGACGATAGCCACTTCCCAGCTCGTTAAGACCGCGTTTTACGGGGAGGATGCGAACTGGGGAAGGATAGTGGCGGCCGCCGGAAGGGCCGGCGTGAAATTCGATCCGGAAAAAATAAAGCTTTATTTTGGCGGAATAGAGGTGTTTTCAAAAGGGGTAAGATCTAAGCCGGAATCAAGGTTTGCCTCTGTGTTCAAAAAACCGTCCTTTACGGTAACCCTGAGCCTCGGGGAGGGGAAGGCGGCCTACTCGATTCTCACAAGCGATCTAAGCCACAAGTACGTCTCAATCAATTCCGATTACAGGACCTGA